From a region of the Candidatus Cloacimonadota bacterium genome:
- a CDS encoding phosphatidylglycerol lysyltransferase domain-containing protein, whose product MSDSIKMSGLKDLEVTDTLMLREYLSRWPREHCDYTITNLIAWGKIYSNKYLIYKERLVIFNPKYQYILFPIGEYLEPKELAELVALFRKYYPESNLILYPHDYAELKPNIYDYFDVYEDRDWADYIYSTESMVQLRGKKLAKKKNLISQFMRAYPEYKVMKISNDRLPYIMKFTHKWRRERSAEGIYLMSEFKAIENTIDNWDKLPVEGLIICLRQKIVAYSIFSQQTPDMVTVHFEKFDPDKKGSAQVITWETARYLEGRYKWINREQDVGLDGLKQAKMSYVPDRFSLFFASKLKADTQRPLMPEN is encoded by the coding sequence ATGTCCGATTCAATAAAAATGTCAGGCTTGAAAGACCTGGAAGTGACTGATACGCTGATGCTGAGAGAATATCTCAGCCGCTGGCCGCGTGAACACTGCGATTATACCATTACAAATCTGATAGCCTGGGGCAAAATCTATAGCAATAAATACCTCATCTACAAGGAACGGCTGGTAATCTTTAACCCCAAGTATCAATATATCCTCTTTCCAATTGGTGAATATCTGGAGCCTAAAGAACTCGCCGAACTGGTTGCTCTGTTTCGCAAATACTATCCCGAATCGAATCTTATCCTCTATCCACACGATTATGCGGAGTTGAAGCCCAATATATACGATTATTTTGACGTTTATGAGGATCGAGATTGGGCAGATTACATCTATAGTACCGAAAGTATGGTGCAATTAAGAGGCAAGAAACTGGCAAAAAAGAAAAACCTGATCTCTCAGTTCATGCGTGCTTATCCGGAATATAAAGTGATGAAGATTAGTAATGACCGCTTGCCTTACATCATGAAATTCACTCATAAATGGCGTCGTGAACGAAGTGCTGAAGGAATATATCTGATGTCCGAATTCAAGGCCATAGAAAACACTATTGATAACTGGGATAAACTTCCCGTAGAAGGCTTGATCATTTGCCTAAGACAAAAGATTGTGGCGTATAGCATCTTTAGCCAACAAACGCCGGATATGGTAACGGTGCATTTTGAGAAGTTTGATCCCGATAAAAAGGGCTCGGCACAGGTTATAACATGGGAAACTGCTAGATACCTGGAAGGTCGCTATAAATGGATCAACCGCGAACAAGACGTAGGTTTGGACGGCTTAAAACAAGCTAAAATGAGTTATGTTCCAGATCGTTTTTCCCTTTTCTTTGCGTCCAAGCTAAAAGCAGATACACAAAGACCGCTAATGCCAGAAAACTAA
- a CDS encoding D-glucuronyl C5-epimerase family protein, translating to MPKKHLIIVSLIVSLLFISLLWQVAEPQVYAVAEVVRAKVFGKPFNQIYIQDKNGIPMQWYSNGDKEYNPLFIASEAQELNIERKLGGNPQRFIQLTDWLIKNTVVNDSVAYMYYHFSYPKYKQEAPWISALTQSVGMNAFADRAAMDRNIETLSIAEKLLYSLKPNVTGVSVALSDSSIWFMEYPHEKPYFALSGMMSTLLELNKYYHSTGNPFAKELFDKGYRALIEKLPEYDYHGYSYYDLAGTKAGRGYHQRHIKKLSNLLEIKPHNTLLYYRNRWQRSDSYPVLWQMLFNPRPLRITAFFLSFLALAVFVYLLLAWTQRKGKNDLEHNSF from the coding sequence GCTGAGCCGCAAGTATATGCAGTAGCCGAAGTTGTACGTGCAAAAGTGTTCGGAAAACCCTTCAATCAGATTTATATTCAAGATAAAAATGGTATTCCCATGCAATGGTACAGCAACGGAGATAAGGAATATAACCCTTTGTTCATTGCAAGTGAAGCCCAAGAACTAAATATTGAACGCAAGCTTGGGGGCAACCCCCAAAGATTTATCCAGCTTACCGATTGGCTCATCAAAAACACGGTTGTGAACGATTCTGTAGCTTATATGTATTATCATTTTTCCTATCCTAAATACAAGCAGGAAGCCCCATGGATTTCAGCGCTTACACAGTCTGTGGGAATGAATGCATTTGCAGATCGAGCTGCAATGGATCGCAATATAGAGACTCTATCTATTGCCGAAAAGTTACTTTACAGCCTAAAACCCAACGTAACTGGTGTTTCTGTAGCTCTTTCGGACAGCAGTATATGGTTTATGGAATACCCCCATGAAAAGCCATATTTTGCCTTGAGCGGCATGATGAGTACTCTTTTAGAGCTCAATAAATACTATCATTCTACCGGCAATCCATTTGCAAAAGAACTTTTTGATAAGGGATATAGGGCATTGATTGAAAAGCTTCCCGAATACGATTATCATGGTTATTCATATTATGATCTCGCCGGAACTAAAGCAGGAAGAGGCTATCATCAGCGGCACATCAAAAAGTTGAGCAATCTTTTGGAGATAAAACCTCATAATACGCTGTTATACTATCGCAATCGCTGGCAACGTTCCGATAGTTATCCGGTGCTGTGGCAGATGCTATTCAACCCACGCCCCTTACGGATTACCGCTTTTTTCCTTAGTTTTCTGGCATTAGCGGTCTTTGTGTATCTGCTTTTAGCTTGGACGCAAAGAAAAGGGAAAAACGATCTGGAACATAACTCATTTTAG